TCGACCCGGACGGAAGGCCGAGCACCGCCCAGGACGTCGGGCACGAACGGGAGCCGCGCTCGCGTGGTCACGGTGACCACGACCGAGGAGCCGGGGCTCAAGCAGGGTCCGCCCGTGCAGCGGACGAAGACGTCCGTGGCGGTGTCGGTGATCCGGTGGTCCTCGAGGACCAGCTGCGCGGCGCGCACCGCGCGAGCGTGACCGGCGGTGGGATCCGGCGCTTGGACGAAGGCACGACCGGCGGCCCGTCCGGCGGCGCTCGCTCCGTACGCCGACCGCTGCACCTCGAAGACGGCGAGGACGACGTACACGAGCGGAACGAGGAGCAGCAGCGCGAGCCACGTCATCTCCACCACGGCAGAAGCGCGTTCGTCGCGCCTGGACCTGGGAGTCATCATCCTGTCTCGACCACCGCGCGCCCGGTCGCGTCGAGCTGCACCGTCGAACCGAACAGGCCGAGCGCCGGCACCGTCGTCCGCACGCGCACGACGACGAGCGGCACCCCGCCGACCGAGGCCCGCTCGACGGCGACGTCTCGGGCGTACCGGGGTGAGAGCACCCTCGAGATCTGCTCCCGTGCGCGCTGGGCACCCAGCTCGGGCGCCGCGCCGGCGCGCGAGGCGGACCGCGCACCGTCGGCCGCTGCAGCCGTGATCGTGTTCCGGACGTGCAGGACCAGGGCCAGCTGCACGACCGCGAGCACGAGCGGCACCAGGAGCACCATGACGAGGCAGAACTCGGCCACCGCCGAGCCGGCGTCGCGCGCTCGAGGGTTCGGACGTCTCAGGCAGCGAGGCCGGCGGTCCGGCGTCATCCCGAGACCGACGACAGCGCGGCCTCCAGCATCGCCTTCAGCTGAGGGCCCGCGATCGCGGTGAGTCCGGCGACCAGTCCGGCCGACATCACCGTGATCATCACCCAGCCCGGGACGTCGCCGCGCTCGTCGCGAGGCCGTCCGACCCGACGTTCGCACGGAGGTCGGTGGGGGCGAAAGCGTACGGACATGGATGCTCCTTGTGACTCAGGGCGTGGTGAGGGACAGCCCCACCAGGCCGGGGTAGAAGGCGAAGAGAACCGTGACAGGGAGGACCAGGAAGACGACAGGGACGAGCATGAGCACCTCGCGGCGTGCCCCGGACTCGACGAGGTCGCGACGGCCCGCCTCCCGGACGTCGGCGGCCTGGGCGTGCAGGACGTCGACCAGGGGCGTACCCCGGTCGACGGCCACGGCGAGCGCCTCGGCGAACCGTGCGACCGCTGCCACCCCGGTCCTGGCCGACAGGTCGTCGAGCGCGGCGGTGAGGGGACGGCCCGTACGGACGTCGGCGACGACGGTCCGCAGCTCGGCCGACATGGCACCGTTGCTGACGTCGGCGACCCGTTCGAGCGCGGACACCGGTCCTTCCCCGGCGGCGACGGCCAGCGCGAGCAGGTCTGCCAACGTCGGGAACTCTCGGACCAGTCGTTCCTCGTGCCTGCTCACCGCGTGGGTCAGCGCGACGTCGCGGGCCAGAACTCCGGCGACCGCCGCGACCCCGCAGAGCACGAGCCCCGCGAGCGGGGAGACGTCGGACGCCAGCCCCCACGTGGTGAGCACGACGGCCACCACACCGAAGGCGGTCACACCCCAGATCACCTGGCCCGTACGGAACTCCTCGACGGTCTGGTCGGAACCACAGCGCCGCAGCCGCCGGCGAACGGAGGCGCTGCCTCCCAGGACGCGCTCGACGACGGCGGCTGAGCGGTGCAGGGTCGGACCGAAGACCTCCCGCCCGGCCGACCATGGACGGGACGCGTCCGTGGTCGGGGCGGCGCCGACGGTCACGTCGCGGACGTACGGGGCGACCCGGCTCACGAGGCTCGGCCGGCGGCGCAGCCGCGCGACGTGCCGGAGCTCGAGCAGCCCGAGGGTGAGCGCGGCGGCGAGCACGGCGCCGAGGAGGGTCGCCGTCATCGCAGCACCCGGGGCTCGCGGGGAAGACGGCCGATCATCAGCATCAGCCGGTACGCGAGGACGCACGCGACCAGGCCCCCGACGAGGAGGACGAGCCCCGTGCCCGACCCGAACTGGCTGATCGCGTCGCGCTGCAGCGACATCAGGGCGAGCACGATCCACGGCGCCGAGACGGCGAGGCGTGCTCCGTTGATCGTCCAGGCCTGACGCGCGACGAGCTCGCCGCGGGTCCGGAGGTCGTCGCGGAGGAAGGCCGACAGGGTGCGGAGCATGCGGCCGAGGTCACCGCCGCCGACGTCTCGCGCGATCCGGAGCGCCTCGACGACGCGGTCGCCGACCGGATCGGCGAGCCGGTCCTTGAGAGCGTCGAGACACTCCGCGAAGCGACCGCTGGCCTGGTAGTCGCGGGCGAAGGCGGCGAACGCGTGGCGCAGGGCCTCCGGCCCTCGCTCGCCGAGCCCCGCGAGAGCCTCTGGCAGCGACATCCCTGCGCGTACGGCGGAAGCAAGGTGGTCGACGGCCTCTGGCCACGCCGCCGCACGCTCCTCGGTGACCCGGCTCGCTCGCCCGCGGATCACGGCGACCGGGACGTAGGCGGCGCCGACCGCCGCGACGAGGGCGACCGTCGGCGTCGCTGTCACGACGAGTCCGACGACGAGACCGAGCAGCCCGCACAGCACGGAGACCGTGAGCAGGCCGCGCGCCGTCGTGCCCTCCGCGCCCGCCCGGGCGAGGAGCTCGTCCAGCCTGCTCCGGCGGGCAGACGCAGCCCCGGCAGGACGGGACGGCGCCGTCAGCCCGGACCAGATCAGCAGCATGCCCACCCCGAGCCCGAGGCCGAGCAGGTAGCCCGTCACGCCTCGGCCCTCAGCAGGGACGCGAGGTCGATGCCGGCCTGGGTGAACCGCTCGGCGCGTGCGGGCGTACCGCTGGCGCGAACCAGGGCGCCGTCGCGCCGCTCGTACAGCGTCTCGGTCTCGATCACGTCGTTCTCGACGCGTCCGCTGACCGCGGCGATCTCGCGGACCGTACGTCGCCCGTCGGCGTCGATGCCCAGGTGCACGACGTGGTCGACACAGGTCGCGACCGTGGGCACGACGAAGCGTGCGGAGATGTTCTCGCCTGCGAGCAGCGGAAGGGTGCACATCTTGACCAGCGCCTGCCGGGCGGACGACGCGTGGAGCGTCACCATGCCGGGGATGCCGGCGTTGAGGGCGAGCAGGAGGTCGAAGCACTCCTCGGCGCGGACCTCGCCGATGACGAGCCTGGACGGACGCATGCGGAGGGCTTCCTTGACGAGCGTCCGGAGCCGGATCTCGCCGGTGCCCTCGAGACCGGCCTGACGCGTCTGGAGCGCCACCCAGTCGGGGTGGCTGAACCGCAGCTCGAAGACCTCCTCGGCCGACACGATGCGCTCCGTGCCCGGCACTTCGGCGGCCAGCGCGTTGAGCAGTGTGGTCTTGCCGCACTGCGTGCCGCCCGAGACGACGACGTTGTGGCCCGACACGACGCTGGCACGCAGGAACGCCGCGGCGTGCTCGGTCATCGTGCCGGCGGCGACGAGGTCGGAGAGACCCCGGAAACGACTCACGAACTTGCGGATGTTCACCGCGGCGAACCCGCGCGAGATGCCTTCGAGCACCACGTGAAGGCGGTGACCACCAGGCAGGGTCGCGTCCACGAAGGGCTGGCTCAGGTCGATCCGTCGTCCGCTGGTGGCCAGCATCCGCTCGACCAGCTCGCGCACCTCCGACGCGCCGAGGATCACCGACGTCAGCTCGTGCCGACCGCCGCGGGCGACGAACACCCGCGATGGCTCGTTGATCCAGATCTCCTCGACGTCCGGGTCGTCGAGGTACGGCTGGAGAGGGCCGAGACCGGCGACCGCCGCCACCAGTGCACCGACCGTCGCCTTCGGGTCCGCCAGCGGGGCCACGGCACCGGTCAGGCTGCGCTGCTCGTGCGCGGCCGCGACCTCCTCGGCGATCCGGTGGACCGACTCGGCGTCGCGCAGGGGATCGACGCCGCGGGCGCGCACGGCGGCGCGGACCTCCTCGGTCAGGCTGCTCGTCGTCACGGGACTCCCCACGGCGGTGATCGTCAGCGGAATCCTGCCGTAAACCGGGGTCACACCGACAGTCCCCGAGCCCACCCTGTGGACGAACGCATGGACAAGCTCGGCCGCGGGACCCGCCGTACGGTCAGCCGCGGCCGAAGTAGCGCGTCAGCGACCCCGCGATCAACAGGGCCCCGAGCGCGATGAGCAGGACGCCGCCGAGCGTGCGCCAGCTGCGGGAGCGTACCCATCCCGTCATCCGGTCGACCGCGCGCGACACGATCGGGAACCGCTCGGTCCCCCACGCCATCAGGAGGTACGGCACGGCTGCCGCGGCAGCGAACCCGAGGTAGATGGCGACCTGCAGGACGCCGGCCGAGCTGCTCTCCCGGGCGATCCTGACGACGAGGTAGGCGCTCGCTGCGGCGCTCACACCGATCACGGTGTTCGCCGCCGAGAAGCCGAAGAGGCTCCGCGGGCGGTCGAGGAGCCGCGAGGCCGTACTGACAGCGCTGTGGTCGACCGTCGCATGACGGTTCCGCAGCACCCACAGGCCGGCGCCGACGAACAGCACGCCGGCGATCAGGTCGAACGCGCGCTGCAGGAGCAAGGACCTCACGCGACCGCTGAACAGGTGCTCCCAGGCGTCGGGGTTCGTGACCTGGAGCAGGAGGGTCAGGACGAGCGCGCCTGTGGCGACACCGCTCGCCACGACGAGACCCCGGCGCATCGAACCGGGTGAACGGGCGAGAACCGCGACCTGCAGCGCGATCAACGTCGGACTGAACCCGGTGGCCAGTCCGAGCAGCACCAGGCTGACCAGCGTGCCGACGAGGATCACGGCGGCGTGCAGCATGGCGGCGAGTCTAGGGCGACGACGAGAGCCGTGGGGCACCACTGTCGCAGCGGCACCCCACGGCCCTTCGGCTCAGACGATCAGGGCGCCACCACCCCGTCGCCCTCCGGAGCGGCCCAGAACAGGCCTCGCGCGGCCTGGCTCTGGCCGCCCTTGGGGTGGGTGCGGAACATGATCGACGTCCCGAAGACGAACGCCTTCGCCCCCGACGCAGCCTCCGCGGACACCACGGCCGGCTGACCGGCGGCGTCCTCGGGACCGTTCGGCGTCGTGCCACCCGGACCGCCTCGGCGCCAGTGGCCGGCCAGGAACGGGTCCTCCGCGTCGTACGACTGCTCGACGGTCATCCCCGCACCCAGCTCGGTGAACCACGTCGCCGGGTAGATGAACGAGAAGTCCTGCGCGTACGGCGCGAGCACCCCGTCGGTGGCCGTGTCGACCGTGACGATCCCGTTGCCGGAGCCGTTGCCCGGCACCGCCGTCCCGGTCACGAGGCCGAACGTCCGTGCGGTGTTGAACGCACCGGAACCACGTCCGACGATGCTTCCGCCGTCGTCGACGAACGCCTGCACGGCCGCACTGCCCGCCGTCTGCGCCGCGCTGAACGTCAGCGCGGAGCCGAGCCACAGCACGTCGACGTCGTCGAGCAGCGCCGGGTCCGCGGTGATCGACGCCGCGTTCAGCGCGACCAGGTCGTCGAAGCCCAGCTGGGTGAGCGACAGCAGGTCGTCCTGGGTCCCCGTGTAGCCGATCGTCAGGTCCTCGAGACCCTTCGCCGACCCTGCCCTCAGCTGGGCGACCTCCGCGCGGGTGGCCGCGTCGAAGTCGATGCCGAAGTCGTCGGCGACCTCGTCGGCGGCGGCGTACGACGCCCTGTCCGACCCGAGGACCGCGGAGCCGTCGGCGAGAGCGGAGACCGCGACGCCGTCCTCCAGCAGCGCGTTGAGCGCGCGGTAGTCGTCGACACCGGCGAGGTCGAAGGTCAGGTACGACCCACGGCGCGGCAGGTCACCGCGGTCCTCGCGACGGAAGATCGGCCGCGTCCACGGGAGCGCGCCCGTGCCGGTCCGGCCGACGCCGTCGACGGTCGCACCCCACAGGTAGCCGAGGCTCCAGGCCGAGATGTCGTACATGCTCGGGAACTTCGCCGAGATGTCGGTGCCCAGCGCCAGCAGGGCGTGCGCCAGGTTGCGCCGCGGCTGGTGCATGTCGACCACGTACGACCCCGCCGGGTACGTCGTGCCACCGAGGCGTGACGGGACAACTAGACGCTCGACCTCGATGCCGTGCCGCTGGAGCTGCTCGACGAGGACGCGGGCGTCCGACCTCGAGCGCTGCCGGTCACCGACCGGGATCACGAACGCCCGCGGGTAGCTCACCGGGTTCTGGTCGTCGGCAGCGTCCCACTCGGCCTTCCACTCCTGCGGGCCGGGCACGTCGGCGATGTTCTCCGTCGTCAGCGCCGTACGAGGTGCGCCGACGTCGGCACGGCGGAAGAACTCGATCTGGTCGTCCAGCATCGCGGCGTCGTTGTCCTCGACGTAGTCGACGATGCTCTCCATCGTCTGCAGTGCGACGGCCGTGTTGATGACGGCGTTCTGCGGCGTCTGGCTCGAGCTGTTCGGACGCGACTTCGGGAGCTCGACGGTCGAGGTGACCGCGCCGGCGAACGCGGCGTACTGCGCGGTGAAGATCGGCGGGTAGTCGTCCCACCCGGACGGGGTGTCGCGGTAGGGGATCTTGATGTGCGCCGAGTCGGGACCGGTGTTCTCGGGGACGACGCTCCCCGTCGAGACGTCGTAGTAGGTGTTGCCCGGGATCGCCGCCTCGACGACGTCCTTCTCCACCTGGAGCGAGGCCGCGTACGCGTGCGGGATGAAGAGGTCGTACTCGTAGTCGTCACCGTGCGGCGGACCGCAGGGCTCGACCTGGAGGACGCCGGTGTAGCCGTGGAAGTCGGCGGCGTACAACGCCTGGACGGCCTGTGCGGTCCGGATGAACGAGACCGACTCCGGCGTCGTGTTGGTGATCATGTCGCGGTTCTCGTCGAGGTTCAGCGCGGTGGCACGCTGCCCGATCGTCCGGCCGTCAGGGTTGAGCGTCAGGCTGAAGTAGAGCCGGTGCTCGCTCAGGAGCGACTTCACGTCACGCCACGGCGCCGTCGCGAGGTCCTCGATGTACTGGAGCGCCGCGTCGGTCCCCTCCCACTCGTTGCCGTGGATGTTGGAGCTGATCCAGATGGGCGTCTTGTAGTCCCTCGCCAGGCGGCGGTCCTTCGCGGCGGCCGACGGGCGCTCGCGGATCTCGTCGCGCCACCGGGTCTGCTGCGACGTCTCACGGCGGCTCTCGGGCGCCGTCACCGTCACGAGGTACAGCTCGCGGCCCTGCGTGGACTCGCCGACGACCTGCGTGGACACGCGGTCCGAGGACGACATCAGGTCGTTGAGGATCGGGGCGATCTGGTCGTAACCGACGAGGTTGCCGGTGTCCGCGGCGTCGGGCTCGGTCTCGGGATAGACCTTCAGCGTCGGTTGGGCCGGGTACGACGCGGGCATCGGGAGCGCGTCGGCTCCCGTCGTGTGCTTCGCCGCCCACCTGGCGATCTTCGCGGTGAGGGAACGCTCGGTCGGCGCGTCACCGAGCAGGCGGTGGCTGGGTGGGGAGTCGGGTCGCTCAAGGGCGGTGGCAGCAGGGGCTGCCAGGAGGGCGGTCGAGGCGAGTCCGAGACTCGCTACGGCGCCCACGACACGGGTGAGTCGCACGGCTGGATCCTCTCCGAAGGACGGAGGCCGACGTGACGCAGGCGACACGCCGGCACGTTTCCCCGAGTCTTACCCGAACTCATCGCGCGCGGAACCCCTCGCGCCCGGTGAAACTCAGGACTTCACACCCGCGGACGTTCAGGAGACGCGCGGGCTGCGGAAGAGCGGCGGGAGGTAGCGCAGCATCAGCGCGGACCACGTGAGGTGGGTGAGCATCGGCGCCTGGATGCCTCCGGTCGCGCGCCGCTGCAGCCCGAGCAGCGTGCCCATCACCGCACCGGCCAGGGCGAGCGACGGGTTGCGCGACGCCGCGGTCGTCGCGGTGTAGGCGACCGTCGACACCAGGACCGGATGACGCTCGCCCACCGCCTCGTACAGGGCGCCGCGGAAGAACAGCTCCTCCGCGGCACCGTTGGCGAGGGTGGTCAGGACCACCAGCGGCGCGGTGCCCTCCTCGGCGAAACGGAGCACTCGGCGTACCGCAGCATCGAGCACGGGCACCCGCCGTGCCACGAACGCCCCGGCGACGAAGCAGCCGAACGCGCCGACCCCGGTCGCCACGGGCACGATCACCGGCCGGCGGCGGGCCCCGTCCTGCGTCTCGATCCAGCCCTGGTGCAGCGGGCCGGACGCGAGGGACCCGAGGGCCCAGGTCGCCGCCGTCGCCAGCGTGAGGCCGTAGAACTGGGGCGAGTCGGGCTCGGTGGACAGGGAGACACCGAGCATGCCCGCACCCGCGACGCACACCACGCCGACGGTCCGACGCCGACGGCGGACCACCGCCTCAGGCTCGGGATCCCGGGCAGGCACGGCATACCCCAGGCCGCGTGGCAGGAGGCCGCGGGCGCGGTCGCGTACGGCCCCGAGCCGGGCGGGCAGACCGCCGCTCACTCGCCGTCCTCGGACGGTGCCGTCGCCGACGCGGCTGCCTCCGCCTGCTCGGCGCGTTCGGCCAGGGCGCGTCGCACCGCGTCGTCGTACGAGATCGGCTCGAACGGCACGACCTCCCGGATCGCGCCGTCGCGGACCACGACCTCGTTCACCATCGAGTCGACCAGCGAGCGCCCGGCCCGGCTGTCGACGTCGGTGACCAGCGACAGCCACCGGGCCGACAGCCCGGGACTGAGCAGCGGCACGGGGACGATCACCGGGTGACGTCCCTCGATCTCGGCGACGCGACGCATCATCGTGACGTACTCGAGCACCTCCGGGCCACCGATCTCGTACGCACGGTCGCTGCCGACAGGTTGAGTGAGGACGCCGACGAGGTAGCGGATCACGTCGTCCACCGCGATCGGCTGCGTCCGCGTGCTCACCCAGCGCGGTGTCACCATCGCCGGGAGGTGCTCGACCAGCTGTCGCGTGATCTCCCAGGAGATGCCGCCGTGCCCGATGACGATCCCCGCGCGCAGCGTCGTGACGGGGACGCCGCCGCCGGACAGCAGCCCCTCCACCTGGCGGCGGCTGCGCAGGTGGTCGGAGAGGTCGTCGGCGTCGTCGCCGAGTCCGCCCAGGTAGACGATGCGCTGCAGGCCGGCCTCCGCGGCCGCGACCCCGAACGCGGTCGCCGCCTCGGCGTCACGACGGACGAAGTCGTCGGAGTCCAACGAGTGGACGAGGTAGTACGCTGCCTCGACGCCGTCGAGCGCAGCAGGGAGCGAGCCGGCGTCGTGGACGTCGCCGAACACCGCAGAGCCCGGGCCCTCGTACGTGTCGGGGTGCCGGGTCATCGCGACCACCTCGTGGCCCGCGTCCTCAAGCGCCGGAGCGAGCCGCCGTCCGACGAAGCCGGTCGCACCGGCCACGAGCACCCGCATCCGTCCCCCCGACGTCGATCGGCTGTCCTCGTCTGGAGGATCAGCTCACTCGATCATCGGTCCATCGGGCGGCCGCGTCAGAAGGAGGCGGGCACGCGTCCAGGTTGCCTCGCCGAAGGCTTTCCAGAAGTCGCAGGGCACTGGACGACGATCTCGGGCACCCGTAACAATTTCGTGTTGTTCGTATGGTTACATCCCACACTCAAGAGATTCAGCCTCACGACCCATCAAGCCCAAGGAGCATCACCCATGAAGGTCACCGGACGACGCCTGGGACGTGCGGCCGCTGCCGCAGCCGGCGCGCTCGCGCTCACCGTGTCCATGGCTGCCTGCGGCGGAGACGACGAGCCGGCCGCCACCGTCGACGGCGTGGAGCTCGTCAGCGACGACACGCTGACCATCTGCACCAACATGCCCTACAAGCCCTTCCAGTACGAGGAGGGCGACGAGATCGTGGGCTTCGACACCGACCTGCTGACACTGGTCGCCGACGACATGGGTCTCGAGACCGAGATCGTCGACGTCGACTGGAACCAGGTCACGTCCGGAGCGGCGTTCAAGGCCGGCAAGTGCGACGTCGGCATGGGCGGCATGACGATCACGGACGAGCGCGCCAAGGCCATCGCCATCTCCGACCCGTACTTCGAGGCCACGCAGGCCCTCCTCGTCAAGGCCGACTCGGGCATCAGCGGCCTCGAGGACCTCGACGGCAAGAAGCTCGGCGTCCAGGTCGACACCACCGGCCAGATCTACGCCGAGGAGAACGCCGACAAGTACGGCTACACGATGCCGGCGTTCGACGACCTCTCGCTCGAGATCACCGGCCTGCAGGCCGGCCGCGTCGACGCGATCATCAACGACAACGGTGTCCTCTACGACTTCGTGAAGGACAACCCTGAGTACGCTGTCGCCACCGAGTTCGACACCGGCGAGGAGTACGGGTTCGCCGCTGAGAAGGCCGACAACGGCGAGAAGATGATCGACAAGGTCAACGAAGTTCTCGCGGCGGCGCAGGAAGATGGCACGTACGACGAGATCTACGCGAAGTACTTCGGCGAGGCACCGCAGTCCTGATCGGCCTCCCGTCCGTAGTACCCCGCCCCCGACCTTGAGAGAGCGATGAGCACCTCCACAGAGCAGGCGGCGACCCGACGTCCGCTGAGCCCGCGCAAGCGGGCTCAGCGGATTCGGTTCGTCCAGTACGCCGTCCTGATCGCGCTCGTGATCGCCGCGATCGTCTTTGCCGACTGGCCGTCGATCAAGGACGCCTTCTTCCGGCCCGACCTGATCAAGGAGTCCATCACCGGCGGGCTCTGGGACGCGCTGTGGCACACGGTCGTCTACACCGCTGGGGCGTTCGTCTTCGGCCTGGTCACGGGCACGGTTCTCGCGATCATGCGGCTCAGCGAGATCGGTCCGTACCGCTGGCTCTCGACGGCCTACATCGAGTTCTTCCGCGGGCTCCCGGCGCTGATCGTCTTCCTCATCTTCTCGCTGCTGCCACTGGCCTTCCCGGCGCTGCGGATCCCGTTCGACCCGTTCGGCACGGTCTGGCTCGCACTCGGCATCGTCGCCAGCGCCTACATGGCGGAGACGATCCGCGGCGGCATCCAGGCGGTGGCGAAGGGACAGTCCGAGGCGGCGCGCTCGCTCGGCATGTCGTCCGGACAGGCGATGCGCAAGGTGGTGCTGCCGCAGGCGTTCCGCACGATGCTCCCGCCCTTGACCAACGAGCTGATCCTTCTGGTCAAGGACTCGTCGCTGGTGTTCATCATCGGACTGACGGCCGACCAGGCCGAGCTCACGAAGTTCGGCCGCGACATGTCGGTGCAGTACGCCAACGTCACGCCGCTGGTGGTCGCCGGGTTCGCGTACCTCATCATCACCCTGCCGCTGTCGGTGATCGTGCGAAGGCTCGAAGCCTCCGCAGGGAAGGCCCGCTGATGCCCGAGACCCTGGTCGAGATCAAGGACCTCCACAAGTCGTTCGGCGACAACCACGTCCTGCGCGGCATCGACTTCACGGTCGGCCAGGGCGAGGTGGTGTGCGTGATCGGGCCCTCAGGCTCCGGCAAGTCCACCTTGCTGCGCTGCGTCAACCTCCTCGAGGTGCCGTCGAGCGGCACGGTCCTGGTGGCGGGCGACGACCTCACGGACCCCGACGGCAACATCGACGCCGCCCGTCGCCACATCGGCATGGTGTTCCAGAGCTTCAACCTCTTCCCGCACCACACCGCGCTCAGCAACTGCATGCTCGCTCAGCAGACCGTGCTGAAGCGGGGCAAGAAGGACGCACGCAAGGTCGCCGCGGAGAACCTCGACCGCGTCGGCCTCACCGACAAGCACGACGCCTACCCGGCCAAGCTCTCCGGCGGACAGCAGCAGCGGGTGGCGATCGCCCGCGCGCTGTCGATGGAGCCCAACCTCATGCTGTTCGACGAGCCGACCTCGGCGCTCGACCCCGAGCTCGTCGGCGAGGTCCTCACGGTCATGCGCAGGCTCGCCGAGGAGGGCATGACCATGCTCGTCGTCACCCACGAGATGGCTTTCGCGCGAGAGGTCGCCGACCGCGTCGTCTTCATGGACGGCGGCGTCATCGTGGAGCAGGGTTCGCCGCACGACGTGATCGGCAACCCCCAGGAGGCACGGACGAAGGAGTTCCTGCGCCGTGTTCTCGACCCCACGCATGTGAACCCGAGCTGACTGCGAGATAGTCGGAGCTGACCGACTGACTGACCGGAGGACCTCTGTCATGGCTGAGAAGCAGTCCGTCCTCGGCCGCGTCACTGCGCT
Above is a genomic segment from Mumia sp. Pv4-285 containing:
- a CDS encoding type II secretion system F family protein is translated as MTATLLGAVLAAALTLGLLELRHVARLRRRPSLVSRVAPYVRDVTVGAAPTTDASRPWSAGREVFGPTLHRSAAVVERVLGGSASVRRRLRRCGSDQTVEEFRTGQVIWGVTAFGVVAVVLTTWGLASDVSPLAGLVLCGVAAVAGVLARDVALTHAVSRHEERLVREFPTLADLLALAVAAGEGPVSALERVADVSNGAMSAELRTVVADVRTGRPLTAALDDLSARTGVAAVARFAEALAVAVDRGTPLVDVLHAQAADVREAGRRDLVESGARREVLMLVPVVFLVLPVTVLFAFYPGLVGLSLTTP
- a CDS encoding M14 family zinc carboxypeptidase, yielding MRLTRVVGAVASLGLASTALLAAPAATALERPDSPPSHRLLGDAPTERSLTAKIARWAAKHTTGADALPMPASYPAQPTLKVYPETEPDAADTGNLVGYDQIAPILNDLMSSSDRVSTQVVGESTQGRELYLVTVTAPESRRETSQQTRWRDEIRERPSAAAKDRRLARDYKTPIWISSNIHGNEWEGTDAALQYIEDLATAPWRDVKSLLSEHRLYFSLTLNPDGRTIGQRATALNLDENRDMITNTTPESVSFIRTAQAVQALYAADFHGYTGVLQVEPCGPPHGDDYEYDLFIPHAYAASLQVEKDVVEAAIPGNTYYDVSTGSVVPENTGPDSAHIKIPYRDTPSGWDDYPPIFTAQYAAFAGAVTSTVELPKSRPNSSSQTPQNAVINTAVALQTMESIVDYVEDNDAAMLDDQIEFFRRADVGAPRTALTTENIADVPGPQEWKAEWDAADDQNPVSYPRAFVIPVGDRQRSRSDARVLVEQLQRHGIEVERLVVPSRLGGTTYPAGSYVVDMHQPRRNLAHALLALGTDISAKFPSMYDISAWSLGYLWGATVDGVGRTGTGALPWTRPIFRREDRGDLPRRGSYLTFDLAGVDDYRALNALLEDGVAVSALADGSAVLGSDRASYAAADEVADDFGIDFDAATRAEVAQLRAGSAKGLEDLTIGYTGTQDDLLSLTQLGFDDLVALNAASITADPALLDDVDVLWLGSALTFSAAQTAGSAAVQAFVDDGGSIVGRGSGAFNTARTFGLVTGTAVPGNGSGNGIVTVDTATDGVLAPYAQDFSFIYPATWFTELGAGMTVEQSYDAEDPFLAGHWRRGGPGGTTPNGPEDAAGQPAVVSAEAASGAKAFVFGTSIMFRTHPKGGQSQAARGLFWAAPEGDGVVAP
- a CDS encoding TadE/TadG family type IV pilus assembly protein, which encodes MAEFCLVMVLLVPLVLAVVQLALVLHVRNTITAAAADGARSASRAGAAPELGAQRAREQISRVLSPRYARDVAVERASVGGVPLVVVRVRTTVPALGLFGSTVQLDATGRAVVETG
- a CDS encoding CpaF family protein, whose product is MTTSSLTEEVRAAVRARGVDPLRDAESVHRIAEEVAAAHEQRSLTGAVAPLADPKATVGALVAAVAGLGPLQPYLDDPDVEEIWINEPSRVFVARGGRHELTSVILGASEVRELVERMLATSGRRIDLSQPFVDATLPGGHRLHVVLEGISRGFAAVNIRKFVSRFRGLSDLVAAGTMTEHAAAFLRASVVSGHNVVVSGGTQCGKTTLLNALAAEVPGTERIVSAEEVFELRFSHPDWVALQTRQAGLEGTGEIRLRTLVKEALRMRPSRLVIGEVRAEECFDLLLALNAGIPGMVTLHASSARQALVKMCTLPLLAGENISARFVVPTVATCVDHVVHLGIDADGRRTVREIAAVSGRVENDVIETETLYERRDGALVRASGTPARAERFTQAGIDLASLLRAEA
- a CDS encoding type II secretion system F family protein; the encoded protein is MTGYLLGLGLGVGMLLIWSGLTAPSRPAGAASARRSRLDELLARAGAEGTTARGLLTVSVLCGLLGLVVGLVVTATPTVALVAAVGAAYVPVAVIRGRASRVTEERAAAWPEAVDHLASAVRAGMSLPEALAGLGERGPEALRHAFAAFARDYQASGRFAECLDALKDRLADPVGDRVVEALRIARDVGGGDLGRMLRTLSAFLRDDLRTRGELVARQAWTINGARLAVSAPWIVLALMSLQRDAISQFGSGTGLVLLVGGLVACVLAYRLMLMIGRLPREPRVLR
- a CDS encoding CPBP family intramembrane glutamic endopeptidase: MSGGLPARLGAVRDRARGLLPRGLGYAVPARDPEPEAVVRRRRRTVGVVCVAGAGMLGVSLSTEPDSPQFYGLTLATAATWALGSLASGPLHQGWIETQDGARRRPVIVPVATGVGAFGCFVAGAFVARRVPVLDAAVRRVLRFAEEGTAPLVVLTTLANGAAEELFFRGALYEAVGERHPVLVSTVAYTATTAASRNPSLALAGAVMGTLLGLQRRATGGIQAPMLTHLTWSALMLRYLPPLFRSPRVS
- a CDS encoding NAD(P)H-binding protein; translated protein: MRVLVAGATGFVGRRLAPALEDAGHEVVAMTRHPDTYEGPGSAVFGDVHDAGSLPAALDGVEAAYYLVHSLDSDDFVRRDAEAATAFGVAAAEAGLQRIVYLGGLGDDADDLSDHLRSRRQVEGLLSGGGVPVTTLRAGIVIGHGGISWEITRQLVEHLPAMVTPRWVSTRTQPIAVDDVIRYLVGVLTQPVGSDRAYEIGGPEVLEYVTMMRRVAEIEGRHPVIVPVPLLSPGLSARWLSLVTDVDSRAGRSLVDSMVNEVVVRDGAIREVVPFEPISYDDAVRRALAERAEQAEAAASATAPSEDGE
- a CDS encoding amino acid ABC transporter permease; the encoded protein is MSTSTEQAATRRPLSPRKRAQRIRFVQYAVLIALVIAAIVFADWPSIKDAFFRPDLIKESITGGLWDALWHTVVYTAGAFVFGLVTGTVLAIMRLSEIGPYRWLSTAYIEFFRGLPALIVFLIFSLLPLAFPALRIPFDPFGTVWLALGIVASAYMAETIRGGIQAVAKGQSEAARSLGMSSGQAMRKVVLPQAFRTMLPPLTNELILLVKDSSLVFIIGLTADQAELTKFGRDMSVQYANVTPLVVAGFAYLIITLPLSVIVRRLEASAGKAR
- a CDS encoding transporter substrate-binding domain-containing protein encodes the protein MKVTGRRLGRAAAAAAGALALTVSMAACGGDDEPAATVDGVELVSDDTLTICTNMPYKPFQYEEGDEIVGFDTDLLTLVADDMGLETEIVDVDWNQVTSGAAFKAGKCDVGMGGMTITDERAKAIAISDPYFEATQALLVKADSGISGLEDLDGKKLGVQVDTTGQIYAEENADKYGYTMPAFDDLSLEITGLQAGRVDAIINDNGVLYDFVKDNPEYAVATEFDTGEEYGFAAEKADNGEKMIDKVNEVLAAAQEDGTYDEIYAKYFGEAPQS